One Bradyrhizobium zhanjiangense DNA segment encodes these proteins:
- a CDS encoding DUF6894 family protein has protein sequence MPLYFFRIRNGRYSGCADQASEFDDRDSAWKEMTSVCADMAAGIARKLQQNSEWHMELLDEAKEPVFRIRIVAETIEKVRP, from the coding sequence ATGCCGCTCTACTTCTTTCGAATCCGGAACGGCCGTTATTCCGGCTGCGCGGACCAGGCAAGCGAATTTGACGATCGCGATTCGGCCTGGAAGGAGATGACCAGCGTCTGCGCCGACATGGCCGCCGGCATCGCCCGCAAGCTCCAGCAAAATTCCGAATGGCACATGGAGCTGCTGGACGAAGCCAAGGAGCCCGTATTCCGGATCCGCATCGTCGCAGAAACGATCGAAAAGGTGAGACCCTAA
- the gcvT gene encoding glycine cleavage system aminomethyltransferase GcvT produces the protein MLSTDNHAPLRRTPLYDLHVSLGGKMVPFAGYDMPVQYPAGVLKEHLHTRASAGLFDVSHMGQIALRPKSGRVEDTARALERLVPQDILAIAPGRQRYAQFTNADGGILDDLMVANFGDHLFLVVNAACKDADEAHLRAHLSGDCVIDSLADRALIALQGPKAESALAKLCAAAPSMTFMDAGPHEVAGLPCFVSRSGYTGEDGFEISVPAGDAERLAKTLLESPDVMPIGLGARDSLRLEAGLCLYGHDIDTTTTPVEAALEWSVQKSRRTGGMRPGGFPGADAILAHFDKGANRRRVGLRTEGRAPVREGALLFADATVGEPIGKVTSGGFGPSLNAPVAMGYVPTSQSALGTKLFAEVRGQRLPLQVAAMPFVKNTYKR, from the coding sequence ATGCTTTCAACCGACAACCACGCCCCCCTCAGACGTACGCCCCTTTACGACCTTCATGTGTCGCTTGGCGGCAAGATGGTGCCGTTCGCGGGCTATGACATGCCCGTGCAATACCCCGCGGGCGTCCTGAAGGAACATCTCCATACCCGCGCCTCTGCCGGCCTGTTCGACGTCTCCCACATGGGCCAGATCGCACTTCGTCCGAAGTCCGGCAGGGTCGAGGACACCGCCCGTGCGCTGGAGCGGCTGGTGCCGCAGGATATCCTTGCGATTGCACCGGGACGGCAGCGCTACGCCCAGTTCACCAATGCGGATGGCGGCATCCTCGACGATCTGATGGTCGCCAATTTCGGCGATCACCTGTTCCTGGTCGTCAACGCCGCCTGCAAGGACGCGGACGAGGCGCATCTCCGCGCGCATCTCTCCGGCGACTGCGTCATCGATTCGCTTGCCGACCGCGCGCTGATCGCGCTCCAGGGCCCGAAGGCGGAATCGGCGTTGGCGAAATTGTGTGCAGCGGCGCCCTCCATGACATTCATGGACGCCGGCCCTCACGAGGTCGCCGGCCTGCCCTGTTTCGTCTCGCGCTCGGGCTATACCGGCGAGGACGGGTTCGAGATTTCCGTTCCCGCTGGCGATGCCGAGCGTCTCGCCAAGACGCTGCTCGAAAGCCCCGACGTGATGCCGATCGGGCTTGGCGCCCGCGACAGCCTGCGGCTCGAGGCCGGCCTCTGCCTCTACGGCCACGACATCGACACCACGACCACGCCGGTCGAGGCCGCGCTGGAATGGTCGGTGCAAAAGAGCCGCCGCACCGGCGGGATGCGCCCCGGCGGCTTCCCGGGCGCTGATGCGATCCTCGCTCATTTCGATAAAGGCGCCAACCGCCGCCGCGTCGGCCTGCGTACCGAGGGACGCGCGCCGGTGCGCGAGGGCGCGCTGCTGTTTGCGGATGCGACGGTGGGCGAGCCGATCGGAAAGGTCACATCGGGCGGCTTCGGCCCGAGCCTGAACGCGCCGGTGGCGATGGGCTACGTGCCCACGAGCCAGAGCGCGCTCGGCACCAAGCTGTTCGCCGAAGTGCGCGGCCAGCGCCTGCCCTTGCAGGTCGCCGCCATGCCCTTCGTCAAAAACACCTACAAACGCTGA
- the gcvH gene encoding glycine cleavage system protein GcvH, producing MTTTLYTSDHEWLAIEGDVATVGITDYAQQQLGDVVFVELPKLGRVLKKAEAAAVVESVKAASDVYAPVSGEVLEINPALAAEPALVNSDAQGAAWFFKIKIADKSELGGLMDEAAYKAHTA from the coding sequence ATGACCACGACGCTGTACACCTCCGACCATGAATGGCTCGCCATCGAGGGCGACGTCGCCACCGTCGGGATCACCGACTACGCGCAGCAGCAGCTCGGCGACGTCGTGTTCGTCGAACTGCCCAAGCTCGGCCGCGTGCTGAAGAAGGCGGAAGCTGCCGCCGTCGTCGAATCCGTCAAGGCTGCCTCCGACGTCTATGCCCCGGTCTCGGGCGAAGTGCTCGAGATCAACCCCGCACTCGCCGCCGAGCCGGCGCTGGTGAACTCGGATGCGCAAGGCGCGGCCTGGTTCTTCAAGATCAAGATCGCCGACAAAAGCGAGCTCGGCGGCCTCATGGATGAAGCTGCGTACAAGGCCCATACGGCGTGA
- the recA gene encoding recombinase RecA, whose amino-acid sequence MSATALRIVEGSSMDKSKALAAALSQIERQFGKGSVMKLGKSDRSMDIEAVSSGSLGLDIALGIGGLPKGRIVEIYGPESSGKTTLALHTVAEAQKKGGICAFIDAEHALDPVYARKLGVNIDELLISQPDTGEQALEICDTLVRSGAVDVLVVDSVAALVPKAELEGEMGDALPGLQARLMSQALRKLTASINKSNTMVIFINQIRMKIGVMYGSPETTTGGNALKFYASVRLDIRRIGAIKERDEVVGNTTRVKVVKNKLAPPFKQVEFDIMYGEGVSKMGEILDLGVKAGIVEKSGAWFSYDSQRLGQGRENAKAFLKGNPDITAKIETSIRQNSGLIAEQILAGTPERDADGEEPAE is encoded by the coding sequence ATGTCCGCCACTGCCCTGCGTATCGTCGAAGGATCTTCCATGGACAAGAGTAAAGCCCTGGCTGCCGCGCTCTCTCAGATCGAGCGCCAGTTCGGCAAGGGATCGGTGATGAAGCTCGGCAAGAGCGACCGCTCCATGGACATCGAGGCGGTGTCCTCGGGCTCGCTCGGGCTCGATATCGCGCTCGGCATCGGCGGCCTGCCCAAGGGACGCATCGTCGAGATCTACGGGCCGGAATCGTCGGGCAAGACCACGCTGGCGCTGCATACGGTGGCGGAAGCGCAGAAGAAGGGTGGCATCTGCGCCTTCATCGACGCCGAGCACGCGCTCGATCCGGTCTATGCCCGCAAGCTCGGCGTCAACATTGACGAACTGCTGATCTCGCAGCCCGACACCGGCGAGCAGGCGTTGGAAATTTGCGACACCTTGGTGCGCTCCGGCGCTGTGGACGTGCTGGTGGTCGATTCGGTTGCGGCGCTGGTGCCGAAGGCCGAGCTCGAGGGCGAGATGGGCGATGCGCTGCCGGGTCTGCAGGCCCGCCTGATGAGCCAGGCGCTGCGCAAGCTCACGGCCTCGATCAACAAGTCCAACACCATGGTGATCTTCATCAACCAGATCCGCATGAAGATTGGTGTGATGTACGGTTCGCCCGAGACCACGACCGGCGGCAACGCGCTGAAATTCTACGCCTCCGTCCGCCTCGACATCCGCCGCATCGGCGCGATCAAGGAGCGCGACGAAGTCGTCGGCAACACCACGCGCGTGAAGGTGGTGAAGAACAAGCTGGCGCCGCCGTTCAAGCAGGTCGAATTCGACATCATGTATGGCGAGGGCGTCTCCAAGATGGGCGAGATCCTCGATCTCGGCGTCAAGGCCGGCATCGTCGAGAAGTCCGGCGCCTGGTTCTCCTATGACAGCCAGCGCCTCGGCCAGGGCCGCGAGAACGCCAAGGCGTTCTTGAAGGGCAACCCCGACATCACCGCCAAGATCGAGACCTCGATCCGCCAGAACTCCGGCCTGATCGCCGAGCAGATTCTCGCCGGCACCCCGGAGCGCGACGCCGACGGCGAGGAGCCGGCGGAGTAA
- a CDS encoding DUF3455 domain-containing protein: MPSLKSLAFVAFALTSTSALAAEPLPAAITAPGESVVLSVHAEGAQVYECKAGTDGKLAWTFREPIATLLADGKTIGRHYAGPNWEHADGSAVVGKAIGNAPGATASDIPWLKLEVTSHRGSGVLTPVTTVQRINTRGGKLDGACDRAGEFRSVPYSAEYDFLKKG; the protein is encoded by the coding sequence ATGCCGTCCCTCAAGAGCCTTGCATTCGTGGCCTTCGCGCTGACCAGCACGTCCGCGCTCGCCGCCGAGCCTCTTCCGGCGGCCATCACCGCACCGGGCGAGAGCGTCGTGCTCAGCGTGCACGCCGAGGGCGCGCAGGTCTATGAGTGCAAGGCCGGCACCGACGGCAAGCTCGCCTGGACCTTCCGCGAGCCGATCGCGACGCTTCTCGCGGACGGCAAGACCATCGGCCGCCACTATGCCGGCCCGAACTGGGAGCATGCCGACGGCAGCGCGGTGGTCGGCAAGGCCATCGGCAATGCGCCCGGCGCAACGGCGAGCGATATCCCCTGGCTGAAGCTGGAAGTCACCTCACACCGCGGCAGCGGCGTGCTCACGCCCGTGACCACGGTCCAGCGCATCAACACCCGTGGCGGCAAGCTCGACGGCGCTTGCGACAGGGCTGGCGAGTTCAGGAGCGTGCCCTACTCCGCCGAGTATGATTTCCTGAAGAAGGGCTAA
- a CDS encoding DUF2798 domain-containing protein, with product MLGIPRRYSHFVFGIIQSGLTSLIAAGIASLPAGSAMVFLGHWMVSWLIAWAAMLPIVLLAAPAIRAVSLRLTREEKELRTGSYEKTPPGESQAGQRVVGG from the coding sequence ATGCTCGGCATTCCCCGCCGCTACTCTCATTTCGTCTTCGGCATCATCCAGTCCGGACTGACCTCGCTGATCGCGGCAGGCATCGCCAGCCTTCCTGCAGGCAGCGCGATGGTCTTCCTCGGGCACTGGATGGTGTCGTGGCTGATCGCGTGGGCTGCGATGCTGCCGATCGTGCTGCTGGCGGCGCCCGCGATCCGCGCCGTCTCGCTGCGGCTGACGCGGGAGGAGAAGGAGCTGCGAACCGGTAGCTATGAAAAAACCCCGCCTGGGGAGAGCCAAGCGGGGCAAAGAGTTGTTGGAGGCTGA
- the alaS gene encoding alanine--tRNA ligase yields the protein MSGVNEIRSTFLNFFAENGHEIVPSSPLVPRNDPTLMFTNAGMVQFKNVFTGVEKRPYQRATTSQKCVRAGGKHNDLDNVGYTARHLTFFEMLGNFSFGDYFKERAIELAWKLITAEFGLKKDKLLVTVYHTDDEAAGLWKKIGGFSDDRIIRIPTSDNFWAMGDTGPCGPCSEIFIDRGEHIWGGPPGSPEEDGDRFLEFWNLVFMQYEQVTKEERVGLPRPSIDTGMGLERMACILQGVESVFETDLFRNLIDATASALGAGPTEQNAASFRVIADHLRSSAFLVSDGVLPSNEGRGYVLRRIMRRAMRHAQLLGAKEPLMHRLVWALVREMGQAYPELMRAENLIEETLRLEETRFRKTLARGLAILDEKSAGLKKGDMFDGDVAFTLYDTYGFPLDLTQDALKSRGIGVDQSAFSDAMERQKSKARESWKGSGEAASEAIWFPLREKLGATEFLGYETESAEGVVAALVKDGKEADSLKAGETGALVLNQTPFYAESGGQVGDTGVLLGEGGIKVRITDTQKKLGDLFVHIGTVESGEVKLGTALQLEVDHGRRSSIRAHHSATHLIHEALRQVLGDHIAQRGSLVAPDRLRFDFVHPKPITAEELSRIEDIANDVVLENDEVTTRIMGVDEAREAGARALFGEKYGDEVRVVSMGRTARERGANALGWSVELCGGTHVRRTGDIGLITLTSESAVASGVRRIEALTGNYARKHANDTMALAKTAANELRTSIDDVPARITALMEERKKLERELSDARKKLAMGGGASSSNGAAAGVREAGGVKLMARAVEGIEMKDLKSLADDGKKQIGSGVVAIVGVTEDGKAGVVVGVTQDLTARFNAVNLVRIASEALGGKGGGGRPDMAQAGGPDGANAAAALSAIEKAMAGA from the coding sequence ATGAGCGGCGTCAACGAGATCAGGTCGACCTTTCTGAACTTCTTTGCCGAGAACGGCCACGAGATCGTGCCGTCCTCGCCACTGGTGCCGCGCAACGACCCGACCCTGATGTTCACCAATGCCGGCATGGTGCAGTTCAAGAACGTCTTCACCGGCGTCGAGAAGCGGCCCTATCAGCGCGCCACCACGTCGCAGAAATGTGTGCGCGCCGGCGGCAAGCACAACGATCTCGACAATGTCGGCTACACCGCGCGCCATCTCACCTTCTTCGAGATGCTCGGCAACTTCTCGTTCGGCGACTATTTCAAGGAGCGCGCGATCGAGCTCGCCTGGAAGCTGATCACTGCCGAGTTCGGGCTGAAGAAGGACAAGCTGCTCGTCACCGTCTATCACACCGACGACGAGGCGGCCGGCCTGTGGAAGAAGATCGGCGGCTTCTCCGACGACCGCATCATCCGGATTCCGACCTCGGACAATTTCTGGGCGATGGGCGACACCGGCCCATGCGGCCCGTGCTCGGAGATCTTCATCGACCGCGGCGAGCACATCTGGGGCGGGCCTCCGGGCTCGCCGGAAGAGGATGGCGACCGTTTCCTCGAATTCTGGAATCTCGTGTTCATGCAGTACGAGCAGGTGACGAAGGAGGAGCGCGTAGGCTTGCCGCGTCCCTCGATCGACACCGGCATGGGCCTGGAGCGCATGGCCTGCATCCTCCAGGGCGTCGAGAGCGTGTTCGAGACCGACCTGTTCCGCAATCTGATCGATGCGACGGCCTCCGCGCTCGGCGCCGGCCCGACCGAGCAGAACGCCGCCTCGTTCCGCGTCATCGCCGACCATTTGCGCTCCTCGGCCTTCCTCGTCTCCGACGGCGTGCTGCCCTCGAACGAAGGCCGCGGCTATGTGCTGCGCCGGATCATGCGCCGCGCGATGCGCCATGCGCAGCTGCTGGGCGCGAAAGAGCCGCTGATGCATCGCCTGGTCTGGGCGCTGGTGCGCGAGATGGGCCAGGCCTACCCAGAGCTGATGCGCGCGGAGAATTTGATCGAGGAAACGCTGCGGCTGGAAGAGACCCGCTTCCGCAAAACTCTCGCGCGCGGCCTCGCCATCCTCGACGAAAAGAGTGCGGGCCTGAAGAAGGGCGACATGTTCGATGGCGACGTCGCCTTCACACTCTACGACACCTACGGGTTCCCGCTGGACCTGACGCAGGACGCGCTGAAGTCGCGCGGCATCGGCGTCGACCAGTCGGCCTTCTCCGATGCAATGGAGCGCCAGAAGTCCAAGGCGCGCGAGTCGTGGAAGGGGTCGGGCGAAGCGGCTTCCGAGGCGATCTGGTTCCCGCTGCGCGAGAAGCTGGGTGCGACCGAATTCCTCGGCTACGAGACCGAAAGCGCCGAAGGCGTGGTCGCGGCGCTGGTCAAGGACGGCAAGGAGGCGGACAGCCTCAAGGCCGGCGAGACCGGTGCGCTGGTGCTGAACCAGACGCCGTTCTACGCGGAATCCGGCGGCCAGGTCGGCGATACCGGCGTGCTGCTCGGGGAGGGCGGCATCAAGGTCCGCATCACCGACACGCAGAAGAAGCTCGGCGATCTCTTCGTCCACATCGGCACGGTCGAGAGCGGCGAAGTGAAGCTCGGCACCGCGCTCCAGCTCGAGGTCGATCATGGGCGTCGTTCTTCGATCCGCGCCCATCACTCGGCGACGCATCTCATCCACGAGGCGCTGCGTCAGGTGCTCGGCGATCACATCGCGCAGCGCGGCTCGCTGGTCGCGCCCGACCGCCTGCGCTTCGACTTCGTGCATCCGAAGCCGATCACGGCGGAGGAGCTGTCCCGCATCGAGGACATCGCCAACGACGTGGTGCTGGAGAACGACGAGGTCACCACGCGCATCATGGGTGTCGATGAAGCCCGTGAGGCCGGCGCGCGCGCCCTGTTCGGCGAGAAATATGGCGACGAGGTCCGCGTCGTTTCCATGGGCAGGACCGCGCGCGAGCGCGGCGCCAACGCGCTCGGCTGGTCGGTCGAGCTCTGCGGCGGCACCCATGTGAGGCGCACCGGCGACATCGGCCTGATCACGCTCACGAGCGAGAGCGCGGTCGCCTCCGGCGTTCGCCGCATTGAGGCGCTGACCGGCAATTATGCGCGCAAGCACGCCAATGACACCATGGCGCTGGCCAAGACCGCGGCGAACGAGCTGCGCACGTCCATCGACGACGTGCCGGCGCGCATCACGGCGCTGATGGAGGAGCGCAAGAAGCTCGAGCGCGAGCTCTCCGACGCGCGCAAGAAGCTGGCAATGGGCGGCGGTGCGTCGTCGAGCAACGGCGCGGCGGCAGGCGTGCGCGAAGCCGGCGGCGTCAAACTGATGGCGCGCGCCGTCGAGGGCATCGAGATGAAGGATCTCAAGAGCCTTGCGGACGACGGCAAGAAGCAGATCGGCTCCGGCGTCGTCGCCATCGTCGGCGTCACCGAGGACGGCAAGGCCGGCGTCGTAGTCGGCGTCACGCAGGATCTCACCGCGCGCTTCAACGCCGTGAATTTGGTGCGCATCGCCTCCGAAGCGCTCGGCGGCAAGGGCGGCGGCGGCCGGCCCGACATGGCCCAGGCCGGCGGCCCTGACGGCGCCAATGCGGCCGCGGCGCTCTCGGCGATCGAAAAAGCGATGGCAGGCGCTTAA
- the gcvP gene encoding aminomethyl-transferring glycine dehydrogenase: MTAHRKSNGDIATSFVRRHIGPSAGDVTAMLEAVSAKSVDALMAETLPASIRQAAPLDLGKPLSETEAIAHMAELARQNQVFTSLIGQGYSGTILPAVIQRNILENPAWYTAYTPYQPEISQGRLEALLNFQTMICDLTGLDVANASLLDEATAAAEAMALAERHSQVKAKAFFVDKDVHPQTLAVMRTRAEPLGWNLIVGDPVTDLAKSDVLGALLQYPGSSGAVRNLRPAIAALKAKGALAIIAADLLALTLLASPGELGADIAIGSAQRFGVPMGYGGPHAAYMAVRDALKRSLPGRIVGLSVDSRGAPAYRLALQTREQHIRREKATSNICTAQVLLAVIASMYAVYHGPEGLMQIARNVHRRAAVLASGLRKLGFALQSDSFFDTLSVDAGAKRVEIVARAAAEKINLGIGETALRIALDETTTPATVEAVWRAFGGTLAYAEIDAETREALPEDLKRTTAFLTHPVFHAHRSETEMLRYMRKLSDRDLALDRAMIPLGSCTMKLNATTEMMPLTWPEFATLHPFAPREQAAGYHALFARLEKWLCDITGYDAISLQPNSGAQGEYAGLLAIRGYHASRGQSQRKICLIPSSAHGTNPASAAMVGMDVVVVACEKNGDVDVNDLRAKAEKHSNDLAAVMITYPSTHGVFEEHISEICDIVHGHGGQVYLDGANLNAQVGLSRPGDYGADVSHLNLHKTFCIPHGGGGPGMGPIGVRAHLAPFLPGHPATKADAQVGPVSAAPFGSASILTISYIYILMMGGEGLKRATEIAILNANYIAARLDPHFPVLYKNAKGRVAHECIVDPRPLKTTSGVTVDDIAKRLIDYGFHAPTMSFPVPGTLMIEPTESESKAELDRFCDAMIAIRKEIAEVEAGRFEIAASPLRHAPHTVHDIADDAWNRAYTRAEGCFPDGVSRTDKYWSPVGRVDNVYGDRNLVCSCPPVSDYAEAAE, from the coding sequence ATGACCGCGCACCGCAAATCCAATGGCGACATCGCAACCAGCTTCGTTCGCCGCCACATCGGCCCCTCGGCAGGCGACGTCACCGCGATGCTCGAGGCGGTCAGCGCGAAAAGCGTCGACGCGCTGATGGCGGAGACGCTGCCGGCCTCGATCCGGCAGGCCGCCCCGCTCGATCTCGGCAAGCCGTTGAGCGAAACCGAGGCGATTGCGCATATGGCCGAGCTGGCGCGGCAGAACCAGGTCTTCACCTCGCTGATCGGCCAAGGCTATTCCGGCACGATCCTGCCCGCGGTGATCCAGCGCAACATCCTCGAAAATCCGGCCTGGTACACGGCGTATACGCCCTATCAGCCCGAGATCAGCCAAGGCCGCCTGGAAGCGCTGCTCAACTTCCAGACCATGATCTGCGATCTCACCGGTCTCGACGTCGCCAACGCTTCGCTGCTGGATGAGGCGACCGCGGCGGCCGAAGCCATGGCGCTGGCCGAGCGGCACTCGCAGGTGAAGGCAAAGGCGTTCTTCGTCGACAAAGACGTGCATCCGCAGACGCTCGCGGTGATGCGCACCCGCGCCGAGCCGCTGGGCTGGAATTTGATCGTCGGCGACCCCGTCACCGATCTCGCTAAGAGTGACGTGCTTGGTGCGCTGCTGCAATATCCGGGCTCTTCGGGCGCGGTGCGGAACTTGCGGCCCGCGATCGCGGCGCTGAAGGCCAAGGGCGCGCTGGCGATCATTGCCGCTGACCTGCTGGCACTGACGCTGCTCGCCTCGCCCGGCGAGCTGGGCGCCGACATCGCAATCGGCTCGGCGCAACGTTTTGGCGTGCCGATGGGTTATGGCGGACCGCACGCGGCCTATATGGCGGTGCGCGATGCGCTCAAGCGCTCGCTGCCCGGCCGCATTGTCGGCCTCTCCGTGGATTCGCGCGGTGCACCGGCTTATCGCCTGGCGCTGCAGACTCGCGAGCAGCACATCCGCCGCGAGAAGGCGACCTCCAACATCTGCACCGCGCAGGTGTTGCTCGCCGTGATCGCCTCGATGTATGCGGTCTATCATGGCCCCGAGGGATTGATGCAGATCGCGCGCAACGTGCACCGCCGCGCCGCGGTGCTCGCGAGCGGCCTGCGCAAGCTCGGCTTTGCGCTCCAGTCGGACAGCTTCTTCGACACGCTCAGCGTCGATGCCGGCGCCAAGCGCGTCGAGATCGTCGCGCGCGCCGCTGCCGAGAAGATCAATCTCGGCATCGGTGAAACCGCGCTTCGCATCGCGCTCGACGAGACCACGACGCCCGCGACGGTGGAAGCGGTCTGGCGCGCCTTCGGCGGCACCCTCGCCTATGCCGAGATCGACGCCGAGACGCGCGAAGCGCTGCCGGAAGACTTGAAGCGCACCACCGCGTTCCTCACCCATCCGGTGTTCCACGCGCATCGCTCGGAGACCGAGATGCTGCGCTACATGCGCAAGCTCAGTGATCGCGACCTCGCGCTCGACCGCGCCATGATTCCGCTTGGCTCCTGCACCATGAAGCTGAACGCGACCACCGAGATGATGCCGCTGACCTGGCCGGAGTTTGCGACGCTGCATCCGTTCGCTCCGCGCGAGCAGGCCGCCGGCTATCACGCGCTGTTCGCGCGGCTTGAAAAGTGGCTGTGCGACATCACCGGCTATGACGCGATCTCGCTGCAGCCGAATTCGGGCGCGCAGGGCGAATATGCCGGCCTGCTCGCAATCCGTGGCTATCACGCGTCGCGCGGACAGAGCCAGCGCAAGATCTGCCTGATCCCCTCCTCCGCCCATGGCACCAACCCGGCTTCGGCCGCGATGGTCGGCATGGACGTGGTGGTGGTCGCTTGCGAGAAGAACGGCGACGTCGATGTCAACGATCTCCGCGCCAAGGCGGAAAAGCATTCGAACGATCTCGCCGCGGTCATGATCACCTATCCCTCGACCCATGGCGTGTTCGAGGAGCACATCAGCGAGATCTGCGACATCGTGCACGGCCATGGCGGCCAAGTGTACCTCGACGGCGCCAACCTCAACGCACAGGTCGGCCTTAGCAGGCCCGGCGATTACGGCGCCGACGTCAGCCACCTCAATTTGCACAAGACCTTCTGCATTCCGCATGGCGGCGGCGGCCCCGGCATGGGCCCGATCGGCGTAAGAGCGCATCTCGCCCCGTTCCTCCCCGGCCATCCCGCAACAAAGGCGGACGCCCAGGTCGGCCCGGTCTCGGCCGCGCCGTTCGGCTCGGCCTCGATCCTCACCATCTCCTACATCTACATCTTGATGATGGGCGGTGAAGGATTGAAGCGTGCGACCGAGATCGCGATCCTCAACGCCAATTACATCGCAGCGCGCCTCGATCCGCACTTCCCGGTGCTCTACAAGAACGCCAAGGGCCGCGTCGCCCATGAGTGCATCGTCGACCCCCGTCCGCTGAAGACGACGTCGGGCGTCACGGTGGACGACATCGCAAAACGCCTGATCGATTACGGCTTCCACGCGCCGACCATGAGCTTCCCCGTACCGGGAACGCTGATGATCGAGCCGACCGAGTCGGAATCGAAGGCCGAGCTGGACCGGTTCTGCGACGCCATGATCGCGATCCGGAAAGAAATCGCCGAGGTCGAAGCTGGTCGCTTTGAGATCGCGGCCTCGCCCTTGCGCCACGCTCCGCACACCGTGCACGACATCGCGGATGATGCGTGGAATCGCGCCTATACCCGTGCCGAGGGCTGCTTCCCCGACGGCGTCTCGCGTACCGACAAATATTGGAGCCCGGTCGGGCGCGTCGACAACGTCTACGGCGATCGTAACCTCGTATGCTCCTGCCCGCCGGTGAGCGATTACGCGGAAGCGGCGGAGTAA
- a CDS encoding cyclic nucleotide-gated ion channel — translation MSPVPRGRGLRDPDLRDRLFELLEHDPLAYSVGSRFIQVIIGVIVINVAAMILASVPELDAQFGTLFAGITILSVIVFALEYAARLWTVAGHTQRKASALSDRLGYAFSALGIIDLMAFLPAAIVLATGRHATLAALGVLPFFKLIRYSPAMRSLLAAVHAERRALIGCIVILVGVVLTFASLLYAIERDVQPDKLGTIPQAMWWAIVTLGTVGYGDVVPVTPLGKFVSTFAIVSGFAMIALPVAIISTAFAEEVKRRDFVVTWGMLARVPLFSHLSAAEIADIMRLLRARTIEQGEILVRRGDVASSMYFITAGEVEIALPSQQVRLADGTFFGEIALLHKTKRSGTVTATRKTRLLVLDAQDFHALIARMPTLAAHVHNTAKARLADTGDLAAAELAQAEKEDGGKAR, via the coding sequence ATGTCCCCCGTTCCGCGAGGACGTGGGCTTCGCGATCCCGATTTGAGGGATCGCCTCTTCGAATTGCTGGAGCACGATCCGCTCGCCTATTCGGTCGGGTCGCGCTTCATCCAGGTGATCATCGGCGTCATCGTGATCAACGTGGCGGCGATGATCCTCGCCTCGGTGCCTGAGCTGGACGCGCAATTCGGCACGCTGTTCGCAGGCATCACCATCCTGTCCGTGATCGTGTTCGCGCTGGAATATGCGGCGCGGCTGTGGACCGTGGCCGGCCACACGCAGCGCAAGGCGTCCGCGCTGTCCGACCGGCTCGGCTACGCCTTCTCCGCGCTCGGTATCATCGACCTCATGGCGTTCCTCCCCGCAGCGATCGTGCTGGCCACGGGCCGGCATGCGACGCTGGCAGCCCTCGGCGTACTGCCGTTCTTCAAGCTGATCCGCTATTCGCCGGCGATGCGCTCGCTGCTTGCCGCCGTGCATGCCGAGCGGCGCGCGCTGATCGGCTGCATCGTCATCCTGGTCGGCGTGGTCTTGACCTTTGCTTCGCTGCTCTACGCCATCGAGCGCGACGTGCAGCCGGACAAGCTCGGCACCATCCCGCAGGCGATGTGGTGGGCGATCGTGACGCTCGGCACCGTCGGCTATGGCGATGTCGTGCCGGTGACGCCGCTCGGCAAGTTTGTCTCCACCTTCGCTATCGTCAGCGGCTTCGCCATGATTGCGCTGCCGGTCGCGATCATCTCCACCGCCTTTGCCGAAGAGGTGAAGCGGCGCGATTTCGTCGTCACCTGGGGCATGCTGGCGCGGGTGCCGCTATTCTCGCATTTGTCGGCCGCCGAGATCGCCGACATCATGCGGCTGCTCAGGGCACGCACCATCGAGCAGGGCGAGATCCTGGTGCGGCGGGGCGATGTCGCCTCCTCGATGTATTTCATCACCGCCGGCGAGGTCGAGATCGCGCTGCCGAGCCAGCAGGTGCGGCTTGCCGACGGCACCTTCTTTGGCGAGATCGCGCTCTTGCACAAAACAAAACGCAGCGGCACGGTGACGGCGACGCGCAAGACCAGGCTGCTCGTGCTCGACGCCCAGGATTTCCACGCGCTGATCGCGCGCATGCCGACGCTGGCCGCCCACGTCCACAACACTGCGAAAGCGAGGCTCGCCGACACCGGCGATCTCGCCGCGGCGGAGCTGGCGCAGGCGGAGAAGGAAGATGGGGGCAAGGCGCGCTGA